Within Bradymonas sediminis, the genomic segment GCGATTTATGACCGAGGTGCTCGGCGCGGGCGACCCGATCGACATCTACGCCGGCGGCGTGGACCTGATCGGCGACGAGGTGCGCCACGCGGCGCTCTGCGCGGGCATGTGCCGCGCGCTTGGAATTCAACCCGTCTTCCCCAACCCCGTCACCCTCGATGACCCGCCGCAGTTTCTCGCCGCGTCGATGGGGGAGCGCGCGCTGCACACCGCGATCACGATGGTGGCGATCAACGAGACCCTCTCCTACGGGTATATCACCGACCTGCGGGAGCGCTGCGAGCAGCCCACGGTGCGCGCGGTGCTCGACGCCACGGTCGAGGACGAGGAGGGCCATCAGGACTTCGGCTGGGTCTATATCGAGAAGTCACTAAAGCGCTTTCCGGAGTCGACGCTGCCGTCCTGGCGCCACCTGGTTGGCCTGACGCTGAAGACGCATTTCGACGTGATGAACCCGATCCTTGCCGATATGTCACCGGAGCAAAAACGCCTGGACGCCTGGCCTGATCATGAGCGTATCCCGCTCGGGCTTTTTAGCCGGCAGCGCCAGGCCCTGGTCTTCGACAAGACCTTCCGCGAGGTCGCGGAGCCGAAGCTAAAGCGCCTCGAACTTCTTTAACAAATGTGCCGACGGGCCGCGCCCGTCGGCATCACTGCTGAATCCCTATAAAATATTCCTATGTGTCGGCACTCCGGAACACCGTGCAAAATTCTGACTATCATTCAAGCCTCGCCGAATCCTTTGATGCGCCGGCGAGTCTGGAGCAGGTGCGCGCCGAGATCGACGCGCCAATGCTCGCGCCAAAATTTACGCAGGTGACGCTGCAAGGCGACGGACTCGTGGTCACGGTGGACGTCAAGCCGCGTATTCAGTGGTTGGCGATTGGACTGATCATCCTGGGCAGCGTCCTGATGTCCTTTGACGCCGGGCGATTGGACCTGGGCGGGCTCATCTGCTTTGGGATTCCTATCTTTTTTGGGGGCTTTGCGTTTCTTAAATTTGACGCCAATCGCATGGTTGGGGCCGGCCGGCATCAGTTGCGCATTTCGGCGGAGGGCATCCGGATAAGCGAAGACGGTGTGGGTGGCGACGAGTTGCTGCCCATGGGACAACTAAAACAGTATTTCCTTGAGGGGCGCCCGCCGAGAACGGATGGGCAAAGCACCATCTCCAGGCCGCCTTCTCCTGGCGACAGAGAGGTCGTGCGTCCTCCCGGCATATATTTTCGCTCGGCGGACGACTTTCAGCGTGTCTTTGACCTCAGAGGCATCATTTCCCAGGGCCGCCTGCTGCGTATCAAGTCGTCGACGAGCGAAGATTTTCTTGAGCTCGAATGGATCTTTTGGCTGGTCCGCCAATATATGCTCGCCATCGGCGTCTATCCAGGCTCGCCAAAGTCACCTGAATTGGTGGCGCCGCGTCGCGCGTCGAGCGACCTCGCGCCCAGGGCACTGCCAACGCCTGAGCTCGAGTCTCAGACCTTCGAGCTCGACGTGGCTCCCCAAGAATCGGAGGTCGTTTCGGCCGATTGGGGCGAAAATAACGATGCCCCCCTTGAACTCGAGCCCCGCGGTTTTAAGATACCGGTCGTGCAAGAAGACACCGACCCGTGGTGAGCCAGAGCGAGGCGCCTGCGCGTTTTTCCGAAATAAATAGCGCGCGCCGTTTGTTCTGGCACCAGATGAAGCGACTTGCGCTTCAGATATGATTTTTTCCGGACGTTCGAAATTTTCTGGGACGACCAAACCATAAGGAGGCTCAATGAATATTGACATTGGTATTGAGAAGTCGACGCGAAATGAGATTGCTAAGGGCTTGTCGAAGGTGCTCGCCGATAGTTATACGCTCTATCTAAAGACGCATAACTATCATTGGAACGTCACCGGCCCGATGTTCCAGACCCTGCATAATATGTTCGAAGAGCAATATACCGAGATGGCCGTGGCGGTGGATGATATCGCCGAGCGCATTCGCCAACTCGGGATGCCCGCGCCGGGAACCTTCAAGGAGTTCAAGGCATTGTCGGCCATCAAAGAAGACGACGGCGTGCCCAAGGCGATGGATATGATTCGCAACCTCTGCGAGGCCAACGAGGCCGTCGCGCGCACCTCGCGCGAGGCGTTCAGCACCGCTGAGGCGGCCAACGACCAGCCCACCTGCGACCTGCTCACCCAGCGCATGCAGGTTCATGAGAAGACCGCGTGGATGCTGCGAAGCATGCTTGAATAGTCTTCGGTTCGCGCCAATTTGGCCTGCTTTCTGAGGCCGCGTAGAACGAAAAACGCCCTCATCGCAACCGCGATGAGGGCGTTTTTTTTGGCTCCAATCACCGCCGCCCCCCGCCCACTCTCCCCTCAAACACGAGCATCCGGGCCAGCGCTCTCGAATACTGGCTAAGGCTGCCTTTGCGAGCGCGTAGAATTGATTGCCAAGCCCGCAGATGCTAGACTTGGGACGAGATAGTCGACAACAATTGATAACGCTTAAAAACTGGTGAGAGCTAAATGGCTTCTTTTCACTCAAAAATAATGTTGTTTTTAATGGCGTTCGCCCTGGTTGGTACATCCCTTTACGGGTGTGGCGACGCGAAGGTGAGCACCACGGTCGACCAGTCTCGAAACGCCGACGACGCGACCGCGCCGCGGCTCGACGACAAATATTTCATGGTCGCCGGTGGCGAGACCCATCTGATCGGTAATGTCACCGAGACGATCCCGCTGAAGGTCTTTTTATACGATAAAGTGACCGGCGCTCCGGCCCCGAATCAGATCATCGGCTACGAGATTTTGGAGCCGACCGCGGGCGATGAAGTCGCGTCGCTCTCTTCCTATAACGGCACCACGCACGAAGAGGGCTCCGCGTCGATCGACCTGCGCCTGGGCGCCCAGCCCGCGACGCTGCGGGTGCGCGCGAG encodes:
- a CDS encoding ferritin-like domain-containing protein; amino-acid sequence: MSHKASFAGGIFGEFHEELMGVAIDFSAFDPTPFDNELLVEARHTWLDRFQTEFRSTQIMTRFMTEVLGAGDPIDIYAGGVDLIGDEVRHAALCAGMCRALGIQPVFPNPVTLDDPPQFLAASMGERALHTAITMVAINETLSYGYITDLRERCEQPTVRAVLDATVEDEEGHQDFGWVYIEKSLKRFPESTLPSWRHLVGLTLKTHFDVMNPILADMSPEQKRLDAWPDHERIPLGLFSRQRQALVFDKTFREVAEPKLKRLELL
- a CDS encoding Dps family protein: MNIDIGIEKSTRNEIAKGLSKVLADSYTLYLKTHNYHWNVTGPMFQTLHNMFEEQYTEMAVAVDDIAERIRQLGMPAPGTFKEFKALSAIKEDDGVPKAMDMIRNLCEANEAVARTSREAFSTAEAANDQPTCDLLTQRMQVHEKTAWMLRSMLE